One part of the [Synechococcus] sp. NIES-970 genome encodes these proteins:
- a CDS encoding fimbrial assembly protein (PilN) family protein, producing MYGLDINFLKDRGLTKEAPGAIAGRISGKPGTVPGQEPGPLIIGGAVAAVALGVVGFLSLLGNQDKARVQEEIAVIDQQLQGANAQQARLQQIQQEIDTFRGQSQVFVEVLQTRIKPWAAVLREIGDLTPAGLRIASFEQTENQVLVRGTARTFTEVNDFVLNLPESPLLQGEEIYIVNANLVDNPVTAEQVEFPRPVASFSLPQVVEYTVSVSLRDLTDAEVIQTLEAQGARGMAERLRSSF from the coding sequence AACAAAAGAAGCACCAGGGGCGATCGCCGGACGAATTAGCGGCAAACCAGGGACTGTTCCGGGGCAAGAACCAGGGCCTTTGATTATCGGGGGTGCAGTTGCAGCCGTTGCCCTGGGAGTTGTGGGCTTTTTGTCTTTGTTAGGCAACCAAGATAAGGCCCGGGTACAAGAAGAAATTGCCGTCATTGACCAACAGCTCCAGGGAGCCAATGCCCAGCAAGCACGGCTACAGCAAATCCAACAGGAAATTGACACATTTAGGGGCCAGAGCCAAGTTTTTGTTGAAGTTCTCCAGACACGCATTAAACCTTGGGCGGCAGTTTTACGGGAAATCGGCGATCTGACCCCTGCGGGTTTGCGCATTGCTTCCTTTGAGCAGACAGAAAATCAAGTTTTAGTGCGAGGCACGGCTCGGACCTTTACCGAGGTCAATGATTTCGTCCTCAATCTGCCGGAATCTCCCTTACTCCAGGGGGAAGAAATTTATATCGTCAACGCCAACCTGGTGGACAATCCGGTCACCGCAGAACAGGTAGAATTTCCTCGGCCTGTGGCTTCCTTTAGTCTGCCCCAGGTGGTGGAATATACCGTGTCTGTTTCCCTGCGTGATCTAACGGATGCAGAGGTAATCCAGACCCTAGAAGCCCAAGGAGCAAGGGGGATGGCCGAGCGATTACGGAGTAGTTTTTAG